Genomic DNA from Solanum dulcamara chromosome 4, daSolDulc1.2, whole genome shotgun sequence:
GTACATAGAAATTTGAGTGTCTGGTTTGTGCTATCTGCAAGTTTTTTTGAAATTGGTTGACACGTTATGAAAGAGGAGTATTGCTTTATCTTAAGATTTATCTGATACTGCTCCAGTGCTCTATGCTAAATGTTTTGATTATCGCACGATTTTGTTGTCCTTGTTCCTTTTTGTAGGCTTTGCACCGTTTCCTTTGTTAGTTGCTATGTTATCTacactattttcttcttctttgtactTGGATTTGCTGCTCTTGAGCCGAggatctttcgaaaacaacctctctacttcCACGAAGTAgtgtaaggtctgcgtacattctaccctccttaaaccccacttgtgggatttcactgtgtatattgttgttgttgctgctccCTGCTAAATGTAGTTCtccaatattattaatatacgCCTGGATTGCAATTTCCTTCCTCCAGGAAAAAGAAGTAATAGTTAGATTTGTCTTTGGCAGGATGAAGGAAAAGCTCCTTATGTTTACGTGGAACTGGAtttcattgaggtgagattttCAATTCTTAAGTCCCCCTGAGTTTGTTTAAAGTTTGGTATTATACTATATCACAAATGAgatctgttttatttttatgtggcTGTGACATCCTTTGCTTTTTGCAACATTATTGGCTCAAATAAAGAGCTCAgttctatatatatttgtctTACAGGTAACATGTAAGAAGGCAGCTCTTATTGAAACCTACAGTCAGTTAAGGGATAAAGTTGGTGAAACAGCATCAATATCCTCAGGTAATGGACCTGTTCAGCTTGCAAAGTCGTGAATGTTCTCCTCTTTTGGATTCAACTTGGTGACCCCCGTATTTCATTTACATGGGCAAACATTTGATGCATTTCCCTAACAGGTACCCTGTTTCTTGAACGGGAGACGGATAGGTCGAGCATTTAATCGAtcagtgttatcaaaagcaaaaagcgCAAAGCTCAAGTTCCTTTGGGGCTTTAAGAGCAAAACACAAATAAAGCATGGACTTCAATgaaaaaaggcgcaaagggaGAAAAGACATAAATATACATTATGGACTgataattataaacatgaatgacaaatataagaacaaagaaattgaagaaaaattacgataaagtgaaatatcaattgtttagtcgCCTCTTCAGGAGAGGCTTATTTGCAAGGAAAAGtatgccttagaaccttgatgacgtCATTGAGGACACATTAAGTGAGGCAAAGCGCTCACCTCCTTGACAACACTATATAGATGTCATTTAACTACCCCCAATGTTTTTATATACATTAGTGAACCATAATTTATTCTACTTTTAATCCTCTTAATGTAAGTTGAATCTGTATGCATAAAGAAAGGCGGCTCTTAAAGTGTTGCTTGTGAGTTGTGACTTACACGTGTGCTTTTTGCCTTGGATGACTTTCAAGTTAAGATAAATTGCTTGATCATTCTTTTGACACCGGCATGGTGTTTAACAAAGAAAGTTTGACTTATCAAACAAAAATCCTGTTGTTATGAATAAAAGCTAGATTTCATTTTATAAAAGAACTGGCAGGACATGCCACTGCTGGTAGTTTCTGTTTGATGCTATATTACGTGAATCCTTCAAATTCCTTTACATAGCTGTATCAGATGAGTGTGATAATGGCCTATTTTCGTGGGTTCCACTGCAACTTGCCTGTTTGTGGAGTTCCTTTTTGCGGGGAAATGGATCTAGTGATGGTAGAAAATGACAGTGGATATCACTCAGGataaccaaaaggaacaagtaACATCCCTTATTTGGCCACCCCTGGAGCAACTGTTTATGGCCATTATGGGGAAATCCTTTGTGAAGGAGATACGTTAGTTGCATTTATATATGAAAAATCGAGATCTGGTGTTATAGCACCGGGTCTTCCAAAAGTAGAACACGTGTTAGAAGTGAGTTCGATTGGTTCAATATCCATGAATCTAGAAAATAGGGTTCAGGGTTGGAACAAATGTGTAACAAGAATTCTTGGAATTCCTTGGGGATTCTTGATTGGTGTTGAGCTAACTATAGTGCATAGCCAAATATCTTTGATTAATAAGAACTCAGAATCAGATCTACTGAATGTAGTGAATCATCTATGAGTTCCAACTTAAATAATGGTTTCTTTGTAGTATTTGATCACATCCTTCATCAAGCACTACAATATGTTTTGTCAGTTTTCATACTTCTACATATTACAATCTTATGTACATTAATGTGCAATGACTGGCGAGAGTGGTTGTGAAGAAACTATGTTGTCATGTCacacataaattttatttttttgattgatATGTCACACAGAAATTTTTAGATTCTAGAATCTAACTATAAACTTGTAACGAACTATTTATCAGGGAGGTTTCTTTTCCAGTTAGCTAATAAAGTCTTTGTACCTCTAAAAGATACTGTAGATATATTTCACTTTGTCCATGTTGAAtctattcttgattttttttttgacgaAGGTAACAAATAAAAATCTTATTCTTGATATAACTTCCTTAATGGACTCTGATTTTAAATGCTTCGTGCAATTTCTTGGACATTTCTTCTCTGCAAAAGCTAGAATAAACTAATATCTAGCACAACTAACTTATCTTATGCTTTCATGCAGAAAAGGGGGAAGTCCGTGGTGATCATTACAAATTGCTGCCTGTAGATTTGCGCAACATAGAAAATTTAAATGATATTATAGCCCAAGCAAATTTAGACCCAAGGTATGTCATTGCTCTCCTactattttttcttaaacaatTGTCTTTAATCTCCAGAAATGCAGCAAAGGTGATGTTATGGGATTTTAATGTATTAGGTCTTTGTCAAGCTAAGTGAGTCATGACTAACTACCTCTAACCTAACCTCTCTTATAATGGTAGGTGTTATAATGGTGCATTTGATCCATGTAGCCTAATGTCTCAGTCTAATGATCAGTGTTTTTTAAAAGCAGTAAAGTCCATGGAGCTTGAAGTAAAAAAGGAGAAGTGAAGGGCAAATTTATGTGAACTGAAACGCACTATCACAGAAAATTTAAATATAGCAAACATATATGAATTTAGTACTACAGGAATCCACTTGCAATTAACTAATTTCGACATCCAATAGACAATAATGCTGATATTAACCCAactctccaaaattgagatatAAAGAACTGATTGCTTTATGTTACcagtttcaaaataaaaaagaagaaccATTTGCTTTTTGTTTGGGCTCACATTTGAAGCACATGTTTAACTAAAGCACGTTGCTTCATAGGTGAAGTGATAACCCCTTGCTTCACTTTGCGTCGTCGCTTTAAGGGACAAAGTGCTTGCTTTAAATAACACTGCTAgcaattacttttttttttttgataaagtaagTGGTATGCTTGCAATTACTTTCTCCACCGTTATAaatgcaacaacaacatacccagtgaaatctccACCGTTATAAATGCAAATAGAAATTTCCATGAAGATAAAAACCCAAATTAGCATGTATCAAGCTATCTTCTATTTGCATTATATTAAAGTTTAAGGATTGGGACAAAATGGGCATGATAGTATGTAACACATATAGATGATTCATGTAGTCAACCTCCCTAGATTAGGATTGAGGCGTAGTTGATTGATTGCTACCTAATTTCATTCTAAAAATTGCTCTGCATAATTGTAAATGCAATGAGAATGAAGATAAGAACCCAAACATCCATCAAGCtatatttaattttctattgtgttatatatatgtttaggtaTTGAGATGAAATGGACATGATAGTGCCAAACCGATGTAGTTAatttagcttgggattgaggcaTGGTGATTTGATTATATTTAACTTGGATTTTTTGTTTGTGAAGAGTAGATTTGTCAATCTCAGTTTCTTAAAGTTTGCAAGGCTCAATGGTCATAAATAGGTGTTTACATCTAAGGCACAACGAGGCAAGATAAACGTAATATATTTCCTCATAGAATGTCCTGAAAGAATATGTCTTGCATGTTAGACTTGTTGCTGTAGGATATTTTAGTTGAAAGTAAATTTTTATGATTCATTTTTTGCGGGAAATTATTTGATCACAAAGTGTAGATTGTTAGAGCGATTACACATTATATGCATTATCCAATCCTCTAGTTAAGCTTTCAGATGTTTAGTTCTCAaatctttttttgtttgttttgccAATTTAATGGTATGTTGTGATTAGGAAAGTgaaaattgttattattattaaaggAAGAAAGCGCATAACAGTGCTATGCTGGGATTTATGCTTAAAGCATAGGCGCTTTAGTGAACAAAAGGAAGAAAACAAAGTAATGCAAGAAAAGCAACTACAAGCACAAATAGAACCATATGGATGAAGAAATTGAAAGTACTGAATTAAGTGAAAAATATGAGGTAAAAACATGTCAATCATATTTAGAATTCATTCAAGATTTGCTGATTatgatggaaattctttttttgCTAAAAACTTTGGAAAAAGTCTTCAAAGAGCTAGCGCATTCGTTTAAGACGGGGCTCGTGGCACTGAGGTGCATGCCTTAGCTTCTTAGTTCCTTCACTAAGGTGTTGCGTTTGCTAGAAGAAGTGTCGATTTGTGCTGCACCTAGATCCATTTTGCCTACAGGATACCATATCAACACCAATATCTAATAAGAACTTCAACCCATCCCTTATCAAAGAAGAACCTGAACACATGCATTTCCTTTTCTTGACTTGTTCTTGGTAAAAGAAACCATCCAAGTCATTGTGGATGATGTTATTATCACTCTTTTTGTATTTAGCTTTGCATATTCATACTAGATGTTTCTACCTTTTCCCAAGTTACCTGTACTTCGGTTCCTGATTTTGTCATTCTTCTTATCTGATGCAGTATAACCTTTGTTCGAAGTCGATGTTCTTTTCAAATTTCCCTTTTTAAGTTAATATTACTGGCTGGTACATACTCAATGTCATTTCAGGAATAAGTGATCTTTTAAAATTCTGTATGAGCTGATGATGGATTAAGAAGTGAGTTTCGTATTTATTGGCAAAATTTTGCCAGAGTATGTGATACAGAATTGATATCTATGATGTAGAAGACTAGAAGGTGAGTCTAGTTTGACCCATAAAAATGGGAAGACTTAGTAAGGTcatccacccccacccccaccccttcCCCCTACAGACGGCGTGTTTTTCAAAGAATCATGCCTGATAGCATGTAAAGAGTTGTAACTTGAAAGCTGTGATGAGCTATTAAACTATAAAGTTTCCTTAGTTTTCATCCAGTTCTGATTGCTTATAGTTAAAAAAATCTAAGTGCTACACTTAGAATGTAGTAGCTAATAGCATGCATTGGACAATTGAAAGGCATATTAGATATAGGACTAGCAACAATTTTTTTGTGGTTGCTTTCTTACTTGATTAATTGTCTGTTAGGTGTTAGCTGTATACACTACTACTTCcattgttttcttttatttcttctctTTCCAAATTTAGGACTATCTTGTTCTCTTTTCTGTTTCCCATATTCTGAAAAGATTGATCATTTATACATGTCCAAGTTCATACCTGATTAGGGTTAACTGCACATTCTGATGTTATCATCAGTTTGCCAACATTTATAATTGCAGAATGCGTTCTTATATATTTGGATCCTGATTCAAGCCGTGCAATTGTTGGATGGGCTTCAAGAACCTTTTCCACagcaatatttttcttatatgaGCAGGTTGTGGATGCTATTAAGTTAAATCTTGTATTCTTTCATAGGTTTGATCCTTCAAACTTGAGTTCTACTGCTATACTGTCCCAATGTACTGTGGATACCTTGCATATTAATGGTAATGACTTGCTTGCCTATTATGTGGATTATTGGCAGATCCACCCAGATGATGCTTTTGGCCAGCAAATGGTTCGGAATTTGGAGGTATTCTTTGCTGATTATCTTTTTAATGATTGAGCATAACTTATAGGGATAACATATATCTTTGTCTTTTAGCAGTCTGTCAAAAAGTATGACTGTGTAATATGCTTTCATGAATTAACGTGTTTAGGTGGCCCATTATCTTTCCATTTTTAAAGCACCAGAAGTTTCATTATGTTGAGTAATTTCAAGTGACATAGATGTTGACTAGAATTAGGACAACTTGGTGCCTATAAAGTGAGTCCCTgaaaagttgaaagagtttCTATTGCTTTAAAACCAATGTCATGTATGAGAGATACAAAGTCAAAGAAGATATATATCATTGTGGACTGTCCCTCATGGGTGCCTTTATATGAATAAGGAGCTTCTTTGTTACACAGTCCAGTTTCCTCTCCTTTAAAAGATACTTGATATTTCTGTCGACTGTCATTGGATGATTTTAGTCTTGCTCTACTAAGATTCTCAGTATACCAAACTTTTGTCAAACTAACTATTAAAGGTAGCTCTGCAGatgttttattatgtttttcaTGACAGGCTTGTGCGTTTTCTGAATGCTTGTTCCCTttctcttgtttttctttttccttgttAATACAATTTTCTGTCAATCAATTTATCAACTATCAAGTATCAACTACACTCAAATCCCAAATTGGTCGGGTAGGTAATATGAGTAATTGGGAATAACTTGGGTAATACCTAGTTCTACTTTGGTACTATTGAACAGTTGGTGGAGTATTGGGAATAGAGGTGGGGAGGAGCACCGGTGGAAGATCATTCCTGCTTACATTTGGTGGACAGTGTAGAAAGAAAGGAATGGTAGACATTTTGAAGGCACTAGCAGTTCTATCGAGAAAATTAGGATGAATTGTCTTAGCTTGttctttttttggtgtaaatAGAATATATGGGGGGATGTAGGAGAGTTAGTACATTGAATTGGAAATGTATAATTGTATAGGGTTCTGGGCGAGGGTTTAAGCACCCTTTCGATGCTTGTAAAGTTTCCAACTTAGCACCTTTTTCTAGGGTGACTAAGTTTTTATTGAATAGAACCGTTACTTGTCTTAAAAAAAGGTAATATGGTACTTGTATCCATTTCATTATTCAGGTGGGCACATTTTGACAAATTTAGTATCTATAGGATTCATCATAGTTAGACTTTCTGATGCTGGCAGTGAACCTACCACAAGTCTCTTTCTTTATCATGACTCAGGAATGGATATGCTTTCCAAATCTCACATATGCATAGTTTAATTAATACAACTTGGCTGTTTAAAGTCCTGCACTTTAACAAAATTGTGTCATGTATGTGTGTTTTCCACCATTTCTATCTAGTATCTATGTTATATAAAAGGAAACCAAGTAGGCATCATACTATTGAGTTGCTAATAGTTTATATTCTGAGGAAGTAAGAAAAGGATTAACTATTGAAAGTTTAATTATGAAGTTCATTGATGAACAATATAAAttgttaaaattatttaaacctCTAATAAAAATGGTGTCTATGGGAGGcatatatctttttattttagcTTTGCAATAGAAGGAGATACTTCACTGTTTTAAATGATTCTAGTTGGTGAAACACTATACCTAGGAGCTCTTCTTGATAAGGCACTGCAGTAGGAGCTTTTGTTAAATAATCAATGTACAATGAGAAAATTGCAGATGACTTCACCtataatatttgataattttataacTATGGTGCATATTTTGCGATTTCtctcaaataattaatattcTAATATCCAAAAATGGGAtcttacaacaacatacccattgCAATTCCACAattggggtctggggagggtagattgTACGAGACCTTACCCCTATCTGGGAgttagagaggttgtttctgatagacctTCGGCTCAAGGAAAAAAGTCACAGCAGTTCGAATTTCGTTTTTTGATAGAGGTGAAGAAGTCGTGGAAAAAATACTATAGAGAGCATGTCAAAGcattatgaaaaaaaagaaacgtAACCACAACAAAATAATAGGATCAAGAAAACTACACACAATAATAGACATTGAAGGACAAGAAGCTCCCTGAGAAATACTACGACTACTAGTATGGAAAGATAAGCGAGACAACGCTctactacctactaaccttccacCCTAATCGGTGTCCTCCACAACCTCCTATCTAAGGgatcttttttaaaatattaatgttGTCAGTTGGAGCAGAGTTGCTTCTGTGCCTTTTTATCAGTCAGGAAAGATTCAGATGCAACACCAATGATAGCATGGATCTTTTTTCAATGAAAGCATGAAATTATTCGTGAAATTCATGTGCTGTATAGTAATCCAATTGAGTGGTAGGTATTGGAAGATAAAGCATTACACTTGAAGTTTCATTAGGTATAACTTGTCAAGTTATGATATCTGCGCTTAGTAATTAAGCTCTGCAAATCATCTGTGCAATGTATGTTGTCATCACCTTGTctaaaattgagtttttttgtCTTCAAGTACTTGTCCTACCCTTCAGTCAAAGAGAAATACATGAAACTTGATAAATGCTGATTCAATTGCCTTCTAGAAGGAGAACCATGAGGTCTTAGATTCAAATCCCAGTGGAGACAAAAACACTAGGCGATTTCTTCCCATGTCTAAGCCTTGGTGGTGAGAGTTACATAGTAACTGTTACAGGTGGGAGGTAGCAGGAATccatggaattagtcgaggtgcgcgCAAGCTGGCTTGACTAACACGGTTATAAAAAAAGGGCTTCTGTGGAAGTTCCAAAATCTGTTGGAAGTATGTGATCTGGGTTTAGACAATTTATAAAAATCTTATGTACCTGGCAGATCATTATCTCTACTCTCCTTCACTGACTAGTTTTTATAAGTTCAATCcttgaaatgatttttttttctttgatgtgTCTGGAACAGAATATAATGCCTCTTTTCCCTTTTCAGAGCCGAGGTTGCGGACTATTAGGAATTTATGCTACACCCACTTTACATGAGAAAGAAAATCTATTTCTTGATCAAGGATGGCAGGTATTTACAATTTGGAAAACTGCTTCTTAATCCTTAGATATTAAATTACCAtacctttctctctctctctctctttatatatatatatatatatatataaagagagagagagggagagagagagaagtcttaaatgTTAAGAGCTTGTATTAGGCCTATAACCTGTTACTTCGATTCCAGGTGTAGGATGTTTATATTAGTTTTTATACAGACCTACTGTATTTCCAACCATTTGCCTTGTCACCACATCTTCTGTAATCAGGATGGTAGAATATATTCTTTTCAGATGAAGCAGGCCTTTTTCGTTGAAGGTCTTAAAACTTGGAAGAGAATTATACTAATGTAGTTGCAATTTGTGAAGTACGATCTGGAAGAGAATAAAAGTGTGTAACTCTGGAAAATTATTCAGAAGACTGAGGCCCCAAGCAAAGTTGCTTGCTTTGTTTGGATTGCAACGCATGAAGCATGTCTGTCACAGGAACATCTGCTAAGAAGGGGTTTTAATCTATGCAGATGGTTCTTCTTTGTAAAGAAAATGGGGAGATAGTGAATCATTTACTTTGACATTGCTAATAAACTGTAGGCTGATCCACTATCTCTCCAAAAAAAAAGTGGCATGCATCGATTGCTTCTGAACTTGCATTTTAGGCTCAAGCTTTAACTCCTATTTCCAGTTACTGATAATTTGAACTGTTACAGTTGCTGAATACTTAGCAGTGGTTCAACTCTAGTTAATTTATTGGTTATGATAAAGCACACATGAATTTATAACTAATGGTTTGTTATGGATTGGTTGCAGAAAGCAGTTGCTTGGGACATGCTACAGATTTATAGTGATTTTATTGAAGCC
This window encodes:
- the LOC129886751 gene encoding leucine carboxyl methyltransferase 1 homolog isoform X1 yields the protein MANSRSNKAAVQATNDDASASKLSCVKKGYMKDDYVHLFVKKQLRRAPIINRGYFARWAALRKMLNQFLDCEPNADGNGNGNIRKQILSLGAGFDTMFFQLQDEGKAPYVYVELDFIEVTCKKAALIETYSQLRDKVGETASISSEKGEVRGDHYKLLPVDLRNIENLNDIIAQANLDPSLPTFIIAECVLIYLDPDSSRAIVGWASRTFSTAIFFLYEQIHPDDAFGQQMVRNLESRGCGLLGIYATPTLHEKENLFLDQGWQKAVAWDMLQIYSDFIEAQERRRIERLEIFDEFEEWYMMQEHYCVTYAINDAMGLFKEFGFPRTQLTANTSIAAST
- the LOC129886751 gene encoding leucine carboxyl methyltransferase 1 homolog isoform X2 gives rise to the protein MANSRSNKAAVQATNDDASASKLSCVKKGYMKDDYVHLFVKKQLRRAPIINRGYFARWAALRKMLNQFLDCEPNADGNGNGNIRKQILSLGAGFDTMFFQLQDEGKAPYVYVELDFIEVTCKKAALIETYSQLRDKVGETASISSEKGEVRGDHYKLLPVDLRNIENLNDIIAQANLDPRFDPSNLSSTAILSQCTVDTLHINGNDLLAYYVDYWQIHPDDAFGQQMVRNLESRGCGLLGIYATPTLHEKENLFLDQGWQKAVAWDMLQIYSDFIEAQERRRIERLEIFDEFEEWYMMQEHYCVTYAINDAMGLFKEFGFPRTQLTANTSIAAST